A portion of the Streptococcus urinalis 2285-97 genome contains these proteins:
- a CDS encoding ABC transporter ATP-binding protein gives MTEKNVFKRLWSYLKNYRLSLFLAVFLKILSALMSVLEPFVLGLAITELTKNLLDMAKGIDGASINKTYIFWVLVIYLIRALINELGSFGSNYFMTRAVQSSIRDLRQDLNQKINQIPISYFDKHQFGDMLGRFTSDVEAVSNALQQSFLQIVNAIFTIILVVSMVLYLNFKLAIVVIMTVPVTYFVAQFILKKSQPYFKKQANILGAMNGYVQENLSGFNILKLYGREEASEEEFYQITKDIQEIGFKASFISGIMMPILNFISDSVYMIVALIGGLQVISGQMTIGNMQAFVQYIWQISQPIQVITQLASVLQSAKSSLERIFQVLDEPNEINEVSESLKQDLSGQVSFNNVDFQYVEGKPLIRDFTLDVKPGEMIAIVGPTGAGKTTLINLLMRFYDVTKGSITVDGHDIRNLSRQEYRQQFGMVLQDAWLYEGSINENLRFGKLDASDEEIVEAAKAANVDHFIRTLPNGYQMEMNQESSNISLGQKQLLTIARALLADPKILILDEATSSVDTRLELLIQKAMKVLMEGRTSFVIAHRLSTIQEADKILVLKDGQIIEQGNHQTLLESKGFYYDLYMSQFSNSQA, from the coding sequence ATGACAGAAAAAAATGTATTTAAACGTCTATGGTCTTATTTAAAAAATTATCGTCTCTCTCTCTTTTTAGCTGTTTTTCTAAAAATATTAAGTGCTTTAATGAGTGTTTTAGAACCCTTTGTTTTAGGGCTTGCTATTACTGAGTTAACCAAAAATTTACTGGATATGGCTAAAGGAATAGATGGCGCTTCAATTAACAAAACCTATATCTTTTGGGTATTAGTCATTTATCTAATTAGGGCACTAATTAATGAGCTAGGATCTTTTGGTTCAAACTATTTTATGACAAGAGCAGTTCAATCAAGTATTCGTGATTTAAGACAAGATTTGAATCAAAAAATTAATCAAATTCCAATTTCGTATTTTGATAAACATCAATTTGGAGATATGTTAGGTCGTTTCACATCTGATGTAGAAGCTGTCTCAAATGCCTTACAACAGTCTTTTTTACAAATTGTTAATGCTATTTTTACGATTATTTTAGTTGTCAGTATGGTTTTATACCTCAATTTTAAATTGGCTATTGTTGTCATCATGACTGTTCCAGTAACTTATTTTGTAGCTCAATTTATTTTGAAAAAATCACAACCATACTTTAAAAAGCAAGCTAATATTTTAGGAGCAATGAATGGATATGTGCAAGAAAATTTGTCTGGTTTTAATATCTTAAAATTATATGGACGTGAAGAAGCATCTGAAGAAGAGTTTTATCAAATCACGAAAGATATACAAGAAATTGGGTTTAAAGCCAGTTTTATCTCTGGTATAATGATGCCAATTTTGAATTTTATTTCAGATTCTGTCTACATGATTGTTGCGCTTATAGGTGGTCTACAAGTTATTTCAGGACAAATGACAATTGGTAATATGCAAGCTTTTGTACAATATATTTGGCAAATCAGTCAACCCATTCAAGTTATTACCCAATTAGCATCAGTTTTACAGAGTGCAAAGTCATCTCTAGAAAGAATATTTCAAGTCCTTGATGAACCTAACGAAATCAATGAAGTTAGTGAATCATTAAAACAAGATTTGTCAGGTCAGGTTTCTTTCAATAACGTTGACTTTCAATATGTTGAAGGAAAACCATTAATTCGTGATTTTACTTTAGACGTTAAGCCTGGTGAGATGATTGCTATTGTTGGTCCTACTGGAGCTGGTAAAACAACTTTAATTAACTTATTAATGCGTTTTTATGATGTCACAAAAGGTTCGATTACAGTTGATGGCCACGATATTAGAAATCTTTCTCGTCAGGAATATCGTCAACAATTTGGTATGGTATTGCAAGATGCTTGGCTATACGAAGGTAGTATCAATGAAAATTTACGCTTTGGGAAATTAGATGCAAGTGATGAAGAAATTGTAGAAGCAGCTAAAGCAGCCAATGTTGATCATTTTATTAGAACCTTACCAAATGGTTATCAAATGGAGATGAATCAAGAATCAAGTAATATTTCTTTAGGTCAAAAACAATTGTTAACAATTGCTAGAGCTTTGCTGGCTGATCCGAAAATTTTGATACTTGACGAAGCAACGTCTTCAGTTGATACTCGACTGGAATTATTGATACAAAAAGCAATGAAAGTTTTAATGGAAGGTAGAACTAGTTTTGTTATTGCTCATCGATTGTCAACGATTCAAGAAGCTGATAAGATTTTAGTATTAAAAGATGGCCAAATAATTGAGCAAGGGAATCATCAGACATTACTTGAATCTAAAGGTTTTTATTATGATTTGTATATGAGTCAATTTTCAAACAGTCAAGCATAA
- the gdhA gene encoding NADP-specific glutamate dehydrogenase has protein sequence MVDGKTYVTSVFEKVKENNNHETEFLQAVQEVFDSLIPVFDKYPQYIEENLLERLVEPERIVTFRVPWVDDQGNVQVNRGYRVQFSSAIGPYKGGLRFHPSVNQSIVKFLGFEQIFKNSLTGQPIGGGKGGSNFDPKGKSDQEVMRFTQSFMTELQKYIGPDLDVPAGDIGVGGREIGYLFGQYKRLNGYQNGVLTGKGLSFGGSLTRTEATGYGAVYFAQEMLAAKNDCVKDKTAIVSGSGNVAIYATEKLQELGAKVLAVSDSSGYVYDGDGINLETLKDIKEVKRERIVKYTEKHPNAVFTPTEQGHIWEIKADLAFPCATQNKISEEDAKKLVSNGVIAVTEGANMPSTLEAITVFQEANVLFGPAKAANAGGVAVSALEMAQNSGRTQWTFEEVDTKLKAIMTSIYKNASSAAKEFGQEGNLVVGANIAGFLKVAQAMSSQGIV, from the coding sequence ATGGTTGATGGAAAAACTTATGTTACATCAGTATTTGAAAAAGTAAAAGAAAATAACAATCACGAGACTGAGTTTTTACAGGCAGTACAAGAAGTTTTTGACTCTTTAATACCTGTATTTGATAAATACCCACAATATATTGAAGAAAATCTATTGGAACGACTTGTAGAACCAGAACGTATAGTCACATTTCGCGTTCCATGGGTAGATGATCAAGGAAACGTACAAGTAAATCGTGGTTACCGTGTTCAATTTTCTTCTGCAATTGGACCTTATAAAGGGGGATTAAGATTCCACCCGTCTGTTAATCAATCGATTGTCAAATTCTTAGGATTTGAACAAATTTTTAAAAATTCACTTACTGGACAACCTATTGGTGGTGGTAAGGGAGGATCAAACTTTGATCCAAAAGGAAAGTCAGACCAAGAAGTTATGCGATTCACGCAAAGCTTTATGACTGAACTTCAAAAATATATTGGACCAGATTTAGATGTTCCAGCTGGAGATATTGGTGTTGGTGGTCGTGAAATTGGTTATTTATTTGGTCAGTACAAACGCTTAAATGGCTATCAAAATGGTGTTTTGACAGGTAAAGGACTCAGTTTTGGAGGCTCATTAACACGGACAGAAGCGACTGGTTATGGTGCTGTTTATTTTGCTCAAGAAATGCTTGCTGCTAAAAATGATTGTGTAAAAGATAAAACAGCTATTGTTTCAGGTTCTGGAAACGTGGCTATCTATGCAACTGAAAAATTACAAGAATTAGGTGCTAAAGTACTAGCTGTTTCTGATTCTTCAGGATATGTTTATGATGGAGACGGAATTAATCTTGAAACGTTGAAAGATATTAAGGAAGTTAAACGTGAACGGATTGTAAAATATACGGAAAAACATCCAAATGCAGTCTTCACACCAACTGAACAAGGTCATATCTGGGAGATAAAAGCAGATTTAGCATTTCCATGTGCAACACAAAATAAAATTAGTGAAGAGGATGCTAAAAAATTAGTTTCAAATGGGGTTATTGCAGTTACTGAAGGTGCTAATATGCCATCAACCCTTGAAGCAATCACAGTTTTTCAAGAAGCAAATGTTTTGTTTGGTCCTGCAAAAGCAGCAAATGCAGGTGGTGTGGCAGTATCTGCATTAGAAATGGCTCAAAATAGTGGTCGTACACAATGGACATTTGAAGAAGTTGATACGAAATTAAAAGCTATTATGACTTCTATCTATAAAAATGCCTCATCAGCAGCAAAAGAATTTGGACAAGAAGGTAATTTAGTAGTTGGTGCTAATATTGCAGGCTTTCTTAAAGTTGCTCAAGCGATGTCATCACAAGGCATTGTCTGA
- a CDS encoding peptide deformylase, translating to MIKDIVKDKHFLSKASSNATKKDPYIADDLMDTLNYHKEECLGLAANMIGYSKRVIIVSMGFVDIVMFNPVIIEKSQPYLTNEGCLSLLGQRATQRYETIKVTYKDKNWKQKTLTLNKLAAQICQHELDHLEGRLI from the coding sequence ATGATAAAGGATATTGTGAAGGATAAACATTTTTTATCTAAGGCATCAAGCAATGCAACAAAAAAGGATCCCTATATTGCTGATGATTTAATGGATACTTTAAATTACCACAAGGAAGAGTGTTTAGGATTAGCCGCAAACATGATTGGATATTCAAAGCGTGTGATTATAGTTAGTATGGGTTTTGTAGATATAGTGATGTTTAATCCTGTTATTATTGAAAAAAGTCAACCTTATTTAACAAATGAAGGGTGTTTATCACTTTTAGGTCAAAGAGCAACACAACGCTATGAGACTATAAAAGTGACGTATAAAGATAAAAATTGGAAACAAAAAACACTAACGCTTAATAAACTTGCAGCTCAAATTTGTCAACATGAATTAGATCACTTAGAAGGTAGATTAATTTAA
- a CDS encoding GTP pyrophosphokinase — protein MSIYGQYESYLPLVLQEITDYIIKANIECKEKTGFKLYEHFISRIKDANSMTEKCQRKGLEVSTYSALKVIKDSIGMRIICGFVDDIYKTVALLKEMPNVTVFQEKDYIINAKPNGYRSYHLILEVHTDFPSADNDSNGAYFVEIQLRTIAQDSWASLEHQMKYKKNISQPEMITRELKRCADELASCDLTMQTIRQLIADSQNEQNTME, from the coding sequence ATGTCAATTTATGGACAATATGAATCATATCTACCCTTAGTATTACAAGAAATAACAGATTATATTATTAAAGCAAATATAGAATGTAAAGAAAAGACTGGATTTAAATTATATGAGCACTTTATTTCGCGTATAAAAGATGCTAATTCAATGACAGAAAAATGCCAACGTAAAGGTCTTGAGGTATCAACTTATTCAGCTCTAAAAGTCATTAAAGATAGTATTGGAATGCGTATTATTTGTGGATTTGTCGATGATATTTATAAAACTGTTGCACTATTAAAAGAGATGCCCAATGTTACTGTTTTTCAGGAAAAAGATTATATCATTAATGCAAAACCAAATGGTTATCGTTCTTATCATCTCATATTAGAAGTTCATACAGATTTTCCAAGTGCAGATAATGATTCAAATGGTGCCTATTTTGTTGAAATCCAACTAAGAACAATTGCTCAAGATTCTTGGGCTAGTTTAGAACATCAAATGAAATACAAAAAAAATATTAGTCAACCTGAGATGATAACGAGAGAATTAAAACGTTGTGCTGATGAATTAGCTTCTTGTGATTTAACGATGCAAACAATCAGACAATTAATTGCCGATAGTCAGAATGAACAAAATACAATGGAGTGA